In Mastigocladopsis repens PCC 10914, a single window of DNA contains:
- a CDS encoding ABC transporter permease, with protein sequence MNKSRSKPLQLTPGATRQTRRVVYTPESQLEHPVQLFKAMGRDLLASRQLAWQLMVRDISAQYRQSFLGIFWAFVPPIIAALGFTFASNAKIVNVGATDLPYPAFVVFNMALWQTFTEALNAPIQAVTAAKQMLARINFPREALILAKLGEVFFNFAIKLILIVALFLWFRIPVSWTAILAPVALIHLVILGTFVGLLLAPLGVLYNDISRGLTLIIGLWLFLTPVVYPVPRGGGLAAIVQLNPVTPLLVTTRELATTGVVSNSYGFWLASLFAIVGLLLAWLVYRLAMPFVVERISS encoded by the coding sequence ATGAACAAATCAAGGAGTAAACCCTTGCAGTTAACTCCAGGAGCAACTCGGCAAACGCGAAGGGTGGTTTACACGCCTGAAAGTCAGCTGGAGCATCCTGTTCAATTATTCAAAGCAATGGGGCGAGACTTGCTTGCTTCTCGGCAACTGGCTTGGCAGCTCATGGTGCGGGATATTAGCGCGCAATACCGCCAGTCTTTTTTAGGGATTTTCTGGGCTTTTGTTCCACCGATTATAGCTGCCTTGGGTTTTACTTTTGCCAGCAACGCCAAAATCGTTAATGTGGGAGCAACAGATCTGCCTTACCCGGCTTTTGTCGTGTTTAACATGGCTTTATGGCAGACTTTTACGGAAGCACTCAATGCTCCGATTCAAGCAGTGACTGCTGCAAAGCAGATGCTGGCTAGAATCAATTTTCCACGTGAAGCACTCATCCTTGCCAAGCTAGGCGAAGTATTTTTTAACTTCGCCATCAAGTTAATTCTCATCGTAGCGTTGTTTCTCTGGTTTCGGATACCAGTGAGTTGGACTGCAATTTTGGCACCAGTAGCCTTGATTCATTTGGTGATTTTAGGAACATTTGTCGGCTTGTTACTAGCTCCCCTTGGTGTTCTATATAACGACATTTCCAGGGGTCTTACCCTAATTATCGGACTGTGGCTGTTTTTGACCCCAGTGGTTTATCCTGTTCCCCGTGGGGGTGGATTAGCAGCAATTGTGCAACTAAATCCAGTTACCCCACTGCTTGTAACAACACGGGAATTAGCGACAACAGGTGTGGTGTCAAACTCGTACGGATTTTGGCTAGCGAGTCTGTTTGCCATAGTAGGATTACTACTGGCATGGCTTGTATATCGTCTAGCGATGCCCTTTGTAGTTGAGCGGATAAGTTCCTAA
- a CDS encoding ABC transporter ATP-binding protein — protein MTINVTDREILEKPQGDDVILCVKGVSKKFCRDLKRSLLYGVQDMVSELTRTRASSQKLRPKEFWALKDVSFQLRRGESLGLIGPNGSGKTTLLRIISGLIKPDTGSVEVTGRLAPLIALGAGFNPILTGRENVYTNMSILGLSKQEIDERFQDVVDFAEIGDAIDAPVQSYSSGMAARLGFACAIHTEPEILLIDEVLAVGDIKFKAKCYRKLYELRQKGISFILVNHNTQAILHACESAIYLSKGELIVSGSIEEVVKKYEEDLFLGSSANQTNSVMFLPEKLEDESLGIDIISLLFRDQQGKIIESIASGQNVNFSVGIKAHKQFDDVNLHLKITELGGEGGSALFISGGNDETFFEVLPGEHEIQVHLPYLCFSPGTYTMSVKVKTGAFYTFDVIESFKFTVESDGKMSGCKFYQPRAWKLVSK, from the coding sequence ATGACGATTAACGTTACTGATCGAGAAATTTTAGAAAAGCCGCAAGGTGATGACGTGATTCTCTGTGTTAAGGGAGTCTCGAAAAAGTTTTGCCGTGACTTGAAGCGATCGCTACTCTACGGCGTTCAGGATATGGTTTCTGAGTTAACAAGAACGCGAGCATCGAGCCAGAAGCTAAGACCAAAGGAATTTTGGGCGTTAAAGGATGTCAGTTTTCAGTTGCGGCGAGGAGAATCCCTAGGTTTAATAGGACCAAATGGGAGTGGGAAAACGACACTACTAAGAATCATTAGTGGATTAATCAAACCGGATACTGGCTCTGTGGAAGTGACTGGTCGGTTAGCGCCACTCATTGCCTTGGGAGCCGGATTTAATCCAATTTTAACAGGGCGGGAAAATGTCTATACAAATATGTCAATTTTGGGTTTATCTAAACAAGAAATTGATGAGCGATTTCAGGATGTTGTAGATTTTGCAGAAATCGGGGATGCTATTGATGCTCCAGTGCAATCCTATAGCTCCGGTATGGCAGCACGATTAGGATTTGCTTGTGCAATTCATACAGAGCCAGAAATTCTTCTCATTGATGAAGTGTTGGCTGTAGGAGATATCAAGTTTAAAGCTAAGTGTTATCGTAAGCTGTATGAACTGCGTCAAAAAGGTATATCTTTTATCTTAGTTAATCATAACACTCAAGCAATATTACATGCTTGTGAATCCGCCATTTATTTATCAAAAGGCGAATTAATTGTATCTGGCAGCATAGAAGAAGTTGTCAAAAAATATGAAGAAGATTTATTTCTGGGAAGTTCAGCCAATCAAACAAACTCAGTCATGTTTCTCCCAGAAAAGTTAGAAGATGAAAGTTTAGGAATAGATATAATTTCACTTTTATTTAGAGACCAACAGGGAAAAATCATTGAATCAATAGCAAGTGGTCAAAACGTTAATTTTTCCGTAGGTATTAAAGCACACAAGCAATTTGATGATGTTAACCTTCACTTAAAAATTACAGAATTGGGTGGTGAAGGAGGTTCAGCTTTATTTATAAGTGGAGGAAATGATGAAACGTTTTTTGAAGTCCTCCCAGGAGAACATGAGATACAAGTTCATTTGCCTTACCTTTGCTTTAGCCCTGGTACATATACCATGAGTGTTAAAGTCAAAACAGGCGCTTTTTATACTTTTGATGTCATTGAATCTTTCAAGTTTACAGTCGAGTCAGATGGCAAGATGAGTGGATGTAAGTTTTATCAACCGAGGGCGTGGAAGCTTGTGAGTAAGTAA
- a CDS encoding fructosamine kinase family protein has translation MWTEIDAHISQVRSEKFQSSQRRSVSGGCINQGYAVSNGQRTYFVKLNQASQVAMFEAEALGLEQMYQTATIRVPKAICWGTTGNSGYLVLQWLEMGSGDTKSWQEMGRKLAAMHKATSSQGFGWKINNTIGSTPQINTWTTDWAEFYTKHRLGYQFQLARRRGGHFPQEKELLEVIPELLAHKVQPSLVHGDLWGGNAGCTVSGEPVIFDPATYFGDREVDIAMTELFGGFSAGFYQGYNEVWPLDEGYEQRKTLYNLYHILNHFNLFGGGYLSQANRMIAHILN, from the coding sequence ATGTGGACTGAAATTGATGCCCATATTAGCCAAGTGAGGAGCGAAAAATTTCAATCGTCACAACGACGCTCAGTGAGTGGTGGATGCATCAACCAAGGTTATGCTGTCTCTAATGGTCAGCGTACTTACTTCGTGAAGCTCAACCAAGCATCGCAAGTTGCTATGTTTGAGGCAGAGGCGCTGGGCTTAGAGCAAATGTACCAAACAGCTACCATCCGCGTTCCCAAAGCCATTTGTTGGGGTACAACTGGTAATTCTGGCTATTTGGTGTTGCAGTGGCTGGAAATGGGTTCTGGTGATACGAAATCTTGGCAAGAAATGGGGCGCAAGTTAGCAGCGATGCACAAAGCTACCAGTAGCCAAGGTTTTGGTTGGAAAATCAACAATACTATCGGCAGCACGCCTCAAATTAACACTTGGACTACAGATTGGGCGGAATTTTATACTAAACATCGGCTGGGTTATCAATTCCAGTTGGCAAGGCGGCGGGGTGGGCATTTTCCCCAAGAGAAAGAGTTACTAGAGGTGATTCCTGAACTCTTAGCACACAAAGTGCAACCTTCTTTGGTACATGGTGATTTGTGGGGAGGAAATGCTGGCTGTACTGTGTCCGGAGAACCAGTGATTTTTGATCCAGCAACTTATTTTGGCGATCGCGAAGTTGATATCGCCATGACCGAACTTTTTGGTGGTTTCTCAGCTGGGTTTTATCAGGGTTACAACGAAGTTTGGCCCTTAGATGAAGGGTATGAGCAGAGAAAAACTCTCTACAACTTGTATCACATTTTGAATCATTTCAATTTATTCGGTGGTGGTTACTTGTCGCAAGCAAACCGGATGATTGCTCATATTTTGAATTAA
- a CDS encoding glycosyltransferase family 2 protein — MNIEQMQQNAPLVSVIIPAYNAEAFISQTLDSVLSQTYKNIEVLVVDDGSRDKTPEIVKSFAQSDRRVILLQQSNKGVAAARNLAIENARGEYIAPIDADDIWYPLKLERQMQCMLQAESSVGLIYCWSAWTDEQGLIIGEYSDYATDKPEGKIYAALVYRNFVGHASSPLIRRTCLEKVGGYSCKLKENNAQGCEDWDLYLRIAEYYEFRVVREFLVGYRQINGSMSSNCSSMARSYDLVLRNSQQQHPEIPSCIYRWSKSYFYSYLLGKSLTGSAHWNSLVYLFNALQADFMFLLRPGVYKIFVKCLLKLVASPLTSLIWQDHNSWLQFRQKLGLNQQSNQQQEMTIADITRQVNKGKQSLKLYDRVLRQRWFKVMQLCQRPASQAVRQKVSV, encoded by the coding sequence ATGAATATAGAACAGATGCAGCAGAATGCACCCTTAGTTTCGGTAATTATACCTGCCTATAATGCAGAGGCTTTTATTAGTCAAACATTAGACTCTGTACTATCTCAAACTTATAAAAACATTGAGGTTTTAGTTGTAGATGACGGCTCGCGGGATAAAACTCCTGAAATAGTCAAATCGTTTGCACAAAGCGATCGCCGTGTCATTTTATTGCAGCAGTCCAATAAGGGAGTTGCAGCGGCTCGTAACTTGGCAATTGAAAATGCTCGTGGGGAATATATCGCACCCATTGATGCCGATGATATTTGGTATCCTCTCAAACTAGAAAGACAAATGCAGTGCATGTTGCAAGCAGAATCATCTGTTGGATTAATCTACTGCTGGTCAGCATGGACTGATGAACAGGGTTTAATTATTGGAGAATATAGTGATTATGCTACTGACAAGCCAGAAGGAAAAATTTATGCAGCTTTGGTGTATCGCAATTTTGTAGGTCATGCTAGCTCACCTCTGATTCGTCGTACTTGTCTAGAGAAAGTCGGTGGCTACAGCTGCAAATTGAAAGAAAATAATGCTCAAGGTTGTGAGGACTGGGATCTTTACTTGCGTATTGCTGAATATTATGAATTCCGGGTGGTACGAGAGTTTTTGGTTGGTTACCGTCAGATAAATGGAAGTATGTCCAGCAACTGTAGCTCAATGGCAAGGTCTTACGATCTCGTCCTGAGAAATTCTCAGCAACAGCACCCAGAGATTCCAAGCTGTATCTATCGGTGGTCTAAAAGTTATTTCTACAGCTACCTGTTAGGAAAAAGCTTGACTGGCAGTGCTCATTGGAATAGTTTGGTGTATTTATTCAACGCTTTACAAGCAGATTTTATGTTCCTTTTACGCCCAGGAGTTTATAAGATCTTTGTTAAATGTCTTTTAAAGCTTGTAGCTAGTCCATTGACTTCTTTAATTTGGCAAGATCATAACTCTTGGTTACAGTTCAGACAAAAATTGGGATTAAATCAGCAGTCAAATCAACAACAGGAGATGACAATTGCTGATATCACCAGGCAGGTCAACAAAGGCAAACAGTCGTTGAAACTATATGACAGAGTTCTGCGACAAAGATGGTTTAAAGTTATGCAACTGTGTCAAAGACCAGCTTCTCAAGCAGTAAGGCAAAAAGTTTCTGTGTAA
- a CDS encoding glycosyltransferase family 2 protein produces the protein MSVYNGDQYLRESIESILNQTFTDFEFIIIDDGSVDCSWQILSEYADKDRRVKLFKNEENIGLTKSLNKGLKLAKGEYIARQDADDVSLPERFNKQVELLDKSPEVVLVSCNIDWIDSEGRFIGKQPRECDRDLVAWYLLFYNHVAGHSQVMFRQKPVSDLGGYSEDYRYSQDYELWSRLSKVGDIVILSDALLQQRRHDKSISSAKQLEQDTYSLSNSKHNIKQLLGEELSLEELNALRGFWLGHWYSPFFPSSQKVSSIHSRLKEIYRIFLHKAAQQNNCNSDLSLRLRIRIGQQFAYWFRNLSLRQELLSKFKISLYMLVWHPVALLDCWLKEIEKVLSRISQILVLPGFREQ, from the coding sequence ATGTCAGTTTACAATGGAGACCAGTACTTACGGGAGTCTATAGAAAGTATTCTCAATCAAACCTTTACTGATTTTGAATTCATTATTATTGATGACGGTTCTGTCGATTGTAGCTGGCAAATTCTCAGTGAATATGCTGACAAAGATCGTCGCGTTAAGTTGTTCAAGAACGAAGAAAATATTGGCTTGACTAAATCTCTGAATAAGGGATTAAAACTGGCAAAAGGAGAGTACATCGCCCGACAAGATGCAGACGACGTGTCTCTACCAGAAAGATTTAACAAGCAGGTGGAACTTTTGGATAAGTCTCCAGAGGTTGTTCTAGTATCTTGCAATATAGATTGGATCGACTCTGAGGGACGTTTTATCGGAAAACAGCCAAGGGAGTGCGATCGCGACTTAGTAGCTTGGTACTTGTTGTTCTATAATCATGTGGCAGGTCACAGCCAAGTGATGTTTAGGCAAAAGCCAGTCAGCGATTTGGGCGGTTATTCCGAGGATTATCGCTATAGTCAAGACTACGAACTTTGGAGCCGTCTAAGTAAGGTTGGTGACATTGTTATTTTATCTGATGCCCTACTACAACAGCGCCGTCACGACAAGAGTATTTCTTCTGCAAAGCAATTAGAGCAGGATACTTACTCTCTGAGTAACTCAAAGCACAATATCAAACAATTACTAGGCGAAGAACTTAGTCTGGAGGAATTAAATGCTCTTAGGGGTTTTTGGTTAGGTCATTGGTATTCACCCTTTTTCCCATCAAGCCAAAAAGTGAGTTCTATACACTCCAGACTCAAGGAAATTTATCGAATATTTTTGCACAAAGCTGCACAACAGAACAACTGTAATTCCGATCTGTCCTTGCGATTACGCATCCGTATCGGACAGCAATTTGCTTACTGGTTTAGAAATCTCAGCCTACGACAAGAATTACTGTCAAAATTCAAGATTTCACTTTATATGTTGGTCTGGCACCCAGTAGCTTTACTGGATTGCTGGCTAAAAGAGATTGAGAAAGTACTATCCCGTATATCTCAAATTTTGGTGTTGCCGGGGTTTCGCGAGCAATAG
- a CDS encoding M16 family metallopeptidase → MTSTLLNFPRVNAPKLHQLPNGLTIVAEQMPVEAVNLSLWVNVGSAAESDAINGMAHFLEHMVFKGTERLASGEFERQIEERGAVTNAATSQDYTHYYITSAPKDFAELAPLQIDVVLNASIPDEAFERERLVVLEEIRRSDDNPRRRTFGRAMETAFDELPYRRPVLGPETVISQLQPQQMRDFHASWYQPQSMTAVAVGNLPVEDLIEIVSEGFEQAVRTQQTPLITRHSVAPEPPFTEIVRREFIDKSLQQARLVMVWRVPGMNQLKQTYALDVLAGILGHGLTSRLVRDLREERGLVSHISVSNITQQLQGTFYIAAYCAVEKLADVEAGIVQHICNLQTEMVKEAEIARVRTQVANRFIFGNETPSDRANLYGYYQSMVGDLEPAFNYPARIQAQDVTDLMQASQEFLSPDAYGVVILKPF, encoded by the coding sequence ATGACCTCAACCCTGCTGAACTTTCCTCGTGTTAATGCCCCGAAGCTGCACCAATTGCCTAATGGTTTGACAATAGTGGCAGAGCAGATGCCAGTTGAAGCAGTTAACCTAAGCTTGTGGGTTAACGTTGGTTCAGCCGCTGAGTCAGATGCCATTAACGGTATGGCTCACTTTCTAGAGCATATGGTTTTCAAGGGAACTGAGCGACTGGCAAGCGGCGAGTTTGAACGGCAAATTGAAGAGCGGGGCGCTGTGACTAATGCCGCCACAAGTCAAGACTATACTCATTACTACATTACGAGTGCTCCCAAGGATTTTGCAGAACTTGCTCCACTGCAAATTGATGTAGTCCTAAATGCCAGCATACCCGATGAAGCTTTTGAACGCGAACGATTGGTAGTTTTGGAAGAAATTCGGCGCTCAGATGATAATCCCCGTCGCCGCACATTTGGGCGGGCGATGGAGACAGCTTTTGATGAGCTCCCTTATCGGCGTCCAGTATTGGGACCAGAAACGGTCATTTCTCAACTGCAACCTCAGCAGATGCGCGATTTTCATGCGAGTTGGTATCAACCGCAATCAATGACTGCTGTGGCTGTAGGCAATTTACCCGTGGAAGATTTAATTGAAATTGTTTCTGAGGGATTTGAACAAGCTGTTAGGACTCAGCAGACTCCACTCATCACTCGGCACTCAGTAGCTCCTGAACCTCCGTTTACAGAAATTGTTCGCAGAGAATTTATTGATAAAAGCCTCCAGCAAGCAAGACTTGTGATGGTTTGGCGAGTGCCAGGGATGAACCAATTAAAGCAAACTTATGCGTTAGATGTTTTGGCGGGAATTTTGGGACATGGACTAACATCAAGGCTAGTGCGGGATTTGCGGGAAGAAAGGGGACTGGTTTCCCATATTTCTGTCAGCAATATCACCCAACAGTTACAGGGAACATTTTATATTGCAGCTTATTGTGCAGTGGAAAAGTTGGCAGATGTAGAGGCTGGGATTGTTCAACACATCTGCAATCTGCAAACAGAAATGGTGAAAGAAGCGGAAATTGCCCGCGTGCGGACACAAGTGGCTAACAGATTTATTTTTGGTAATGAAACACCAAGCGATCGCGCTAATTTATATGGCTACTACCAATCAATGGTGGGAGATTTGGAACCAGCATTTAACTACCCAGCCCGCATTCAGGCTCAAGATGTAACTGACTTGATGCAAGCTTCCCAAGAATTTCTTTCACCAGATGCTTACGGTGTAGTTATCCTCAAACCATTTTAA
- a CDS encoding glycosyltransferase family 4 protein, with the protein MAHTIQVAKMAQALSKKIENFELVTGGDIKSALKGMDAEFKDWYGLHCNFKVARIPTHIKANYPFPPDYYNPKFFKLAVLYACVKSPSLVYTRTPKNVELLLKIGIPVVWEKHEPINDDSPSRKFFDDKNFIGFVTISPQLLEQYIKHGLSPDKALFVHSGVDLSNFLPYQPKDLARQKLSLPQDEKIVLYSGHLYEHKGIPTLLETARLLPEYKFVLVGGWDNDINRVKQECKNLNLHNVNIVGHVVQSELAAYLYAADVLILPTSKYWHLSETTSPLKLFEYMAVRRPIVASALPTIKTVLRDRENALLAQPDEPLSFKEAIVQLFENPTLASAIAELAFQEVDNFTWDSRVERILQFAVPKLQEIDEGITSPRKNLMRYIKCYLNSAL; encoded by the coding sequence ATGGCTCATACGATACAAGTCGCTAAAATGGCGCAAGCCTTATCTAAAAAAATTGAAAACTTTGAGTTAGTGACTGGTGGAGATATTAAGTCAGCTTTGAAAGGGATGGATGCAGAATTTAAAGATTGGTATGGCTTACATTGCAATTTTAAGGTAGCACGAATACCAACACATATTAAGGCAAATTATCCTTTTCCCCCAGATTATTACAATCCAAAATTTTTTAAATTAGCTGTTTTGTATGCCTGTGTCAAATCTCCCTCATTGGTGTACACTCGTACACCAAAAAACGTTGAGCTTTTGCTCAAGATAGGTATACCAGTTGTGTGGGAAAAGCATGAACCGATCAACGATGATTCTCCCAGTCGGAAATTTTTTGATGACAAAAACTTTATCGGTTTCGTTACAATATCGCCCCAATTATTAGAGCAATATATCAAACATGGTCTCAGCCCCGACAAGGCATTATTTGTTCATAGCGGTGTGGATTTGAGCAATTTTCTGCCCTACCAGCCAAAAGATTTAGCTCGGCAAAAGCTCTCCCTACCTCAAGATGAAAAAATTGTTCTATACTCAGGGCATTTATACGAACATAAAGGAATTCCAACACTGCTAGAAACTGCCCGCCTCCTGCCAGAGTATAAATTTGTTTTAGTCGGAGGATGGGACAATGATATTAATCGAGTCAAACAAGAGTGTAAAAACCTGAACTTACACAATGTAAATATAGTCGGTCACGTAGTCCAATCTGAGTTAGCCGCATACTTGTACGCAGCAGATGTCCTGATTCTTCCTACTAGTAAGTACTGGCATTTAAGCGAAACGACTAGCCCTTTGAAACTGTTTGAGTATATGGCTGTTAGAAGACCAATTGTTGCTTCAGCATTGCCAACTATAAAGACAGTATTGCGCGATCGCGAAAATGCTCTTTTGGCGCAACCTGACGAACCTCTTTCCTTTAAAGAAGCTATAGTTCAATTATTTGAAAATCCAACACTTGCAAGTGCTATTGCTGAACTTGCTTTTCAAGAGGTAGATAACTTTACTTGGGATAGCAGAGTAGAGCGCATTTTGCAGTTTGCCGTACCAAAGCTACAGGAAATTGACGAAGGCATAACTAGTCCTAGAAAAAACTTGATGAGATATATCAAATGCTACCTAAACTCAGCGTTGTAA
- a CDS encoding DUF4351 domain-containing protein, whose translation MIDHDRLFKELLSNFFPEFIELFFPDVSAYWDRDSLQFLPQEMFTDITEGERKIVDLLVQAAFINQKALFIIHTEHQSYTKSDFNARMFRYFARLHEKYDLPVYPIVIYSHDFPQRPEANSYSIEFPGWKVLEFNYRVIQLNCLNWQDFVNHQNPVASALMSKMRMDAQERPTVKLVSLQLLSTLGLNPAQVQLISGFIDTYLKLNAEEKAVFEEQLATIEPRQQEEVMQIVTSWMEEGIQQGRQEGRQQEAATLVLRLLNRRFSGVSSQLQERIQNLSTAELEDLAEALLDFNTVADLEAWLGNR comes from the coding sequence ATGATTGACCACGACCGCCTATTCAAAGAACTTCTCTCCAACTTCTTTCCAGAGTTTATCGAGCTATTCTTCCCTGATGTGAGCGCTTACTGGGATAGAGACTCTCTGCAATTTTTGCCGCAAGAGATGTTTACCGATATTACAGAAGGCGAGCGCAAAATTGTAGATTTATTGGTGCAAGCAGCATTTATAAATCAGAAGGCTCTATTCATCATCCACACAGAACATCAATCCTATACCAAAAGCGATTTTAATGCGCGGATGTTCCGCTACTTCGCACGCTTACACGAGAAATATGACCTACCAGTCTATCCGATAGTCATTTATTCCCATGACTTCCCCCAGCGTCCAGAAGCCAACTCCTATAGCATCGAGTTTCCCGGTTGGAAAGTATTAGAGTTTAACTATAGGGTGATTCAACTAAATTGTCTCAACTGGCAGGATTTTGTCAATCACCAGAACCCAGTAGCTAGTGCTTTGATGTCCAAAATGCGAATGGATGCTCAAGAACGTCCTACAGTAAAGCTAGTGTCGCTACAACTGCTATCTACTCTAGGACTAAACCCCGCACAAGTACAGTTGATTTCTGGCTTTATTGATACATACCTCAAGTTGAATGCTGAAGAAAAAGCTGTGTTTGAAGAACAACTTGCTACGATTGAACCAAGGCAGCAGGAGGAAGTTATGCAAATCGTCACTAGCTGGATGGAAGAGGGTATTCAACAAGGAAGGCAGGAGGGAAGGCAGCAGGAAGCAGCAACGCTTGTTCTACGCCTACTCAACCGACGCTTCAGTGGAGTCAGTTCCCAGTTGCAAGAACGTATTCAAAATTTGTCAACAGCCGAGTTAGAGGATTTGGCTGAGGCGTTGTTGGATTTCAACACTGTTGCTGATTTAGAGGCTTGGTTGGGAAATAGGTAG
- a CDS encoding glycosyltransferase family 2 protein, translated as MQTASPLVLVSVIIPAYNAEAFIGRTLKSVLSQTYTNVEVLVVDDGSQDTTAEIVKSFAQQDERVTLLQQKNAGVAAARNLAIEKSRGEYIAPIDADDIWYPQKLEKQVQSMLEADLSVGLVYAWSVDIDEEDAIIGKYNLHYNLNFQSVEGNVYPAMLYSNIIGNGSVPLIRRTCFEKVGGYNSKLREQNAQGCEDWDIYLRIAEYYQFRAVPEFLIGYRQVSGSMSRNCTAMERSYNLVMADARQRRPETSSRIYNWSASNFYIYMLSIGRACGDYWSTLAWLYKAIKLDYSPLLKSSVYKCFIICLFKISAKYLISLIWSEEQSRLQFPKKIQSSKKVAINGVNTVSESQKEIYKIQYFPWQPYELIKWQRWLYIVQLCQTVSH; from the coding sequence ATGCAGACTGCTTCTCCATTGGTTTTGGTTTCAGTGATTATCCCTGCTTACAACGCAGAGGCGTTTATCGGTCGGACATTGAAATCAGTCCTGTCTCAAACTTACACAAATGTTGAAGTTTTAGTTGTTGATGATGGTTCTCAGGATACAACTGCTGAAATTGTGAAATCTTTTGCTCAACAAGATGAGCGTGTCACTTTATTGCAACAGAAAAATGCCGGTGTAGCAGCTGCGCGGAATTTAGCAATTGAAAAGTCTAGAGGTGAATACATCGCACCAATTGATGCAGATGATATTTGGTATCCTCAAAAACTAGAAAAACAAGTGCAATCTATGTTAGAAGCAGACCTATCTGTAGGATTAGTTTATGCCTGGTCTGTGGACATTGACGAAGAGGATGCAATTATTGGCAAATACAATCTCCACTATAATTTAAATTTTCAAAGCGTAGAGGGTAACGTTTACCCAGCTATGCTATATAGCAACATTATAGGCAATGGTAGTGTACCTCTAATCCGCCGAACTTGTTTCGAGAAAGTTGGTGGTTACAACTCAAAACTTAGAGAGCAAAATGCTCAAGGCTGTGAGGATTGGGATATTTATCTGCGTATTGCTGAATATTATCAATTCCGAGCTGTGCCAGAGTTTTTAATTGGTTATCGTCAGGTCAGTGGAAGTATGTCTAGAAATTGTACGGCAATGGAGAGGTCTTACAATTTGGTTATGGCAGATGCTCGACAACGGCGTCCAGAAACTTCCTCTCGCATCTACAATTGGTCTGCCAGTAATTTTTACATCTATATGCTATCAATAGGCAGAGCTTGTGGAGATTATTGGAGTACTCTAGCCTGGCTATACAAAGCTATCAAATTGGATTATAGTCCGTTGTTAAAAAGCAGTGTGTATAAATGCTTTATTATATGCCTTTTTAAAATTTCAGCTAAGTACCTCATTTCTTTGATTTGGTCAGAAGAACAATCTAGGTTACAGTTTCCGAAAAAAATTCAGTCTTCTAAAAAGGTAGCTATTAATGGCGTGAATACAGTTTCTGAGAGCCAGAAAGAAATTTATAAAATACAATATTTTCCGTGGCAACCATACGAACTCATTAAATGGCAAAGATGGTTGTACATTGTGCAGCTTTGTCAGACAGTATCTCATTAA